One Streptosporangium sp. NBC_01495 DNA window includes the following coding sequences:
- a CDS encoding ABC transporter ATP-binding protein — translation MGEPVSGAVDLSGVGVRVVGRTLLDGIDWRVGYGEHWVVLGPNGAGKTTLLSLAAAVRHPTEGAVTVLGQRLGRVDLRELRRHIGLVAASQRLVDEELLEEEGATAHTVVLTGHTGTSAPLWDRYGPSEHERAHHLLADLGCKDLADRLFRVCSQGERARVRIARALMADPVILLLDEPFAGLDLPAREDLITAVEDLAATRPALTTVTVTHHLEEVPATTTHALLMRDARVQVGGPVAEILTAENLSECFGRPLRVDHLDGRWSARAVRG, via the coding sequence ACTGGCGGGTCGGATACGGAGAGCACTGGGTGGTGCTCGGTCCCAACGGGGCGGGGAAGACCACGCTGCTGTCACTGGCCGCCGCCGTCCGCCATCCCACCGAGGGGGCCGTCACCGTGCTCGGCCAGCGGCTGGGCCGGGTCGACCTGCGGGAGCTGCGCCGCCACATCGGCCTCGTCGCGGCCAGCCAGCGGCTCGTCGACGAGGAGCTGCTGGAGGAGGAGGGGGCCACCGCGCACACCGTCGTCCTGACCGGCCACACCGGGACCAGCGCTCCGCTCTGGGACCGCTACGGGCCCTCCGAGCACGAGCGCGCCCACCACCTGCTGGCCGACCTGGGCTGCAAGGACCTCGCGGACCGGCTCTTCCGCGTCTGCTCCCAGGGGGAGCGGGCCCGTGTCCGCATCGCCAGGGCGCTGATGGCCGATCCGGTGATCCTGCTGCTGGACGAACCGTTCGCCGGGCTCGACCTGCCCGCCCGCGAGGACCTGATCACCGCGGTGGAGGACCTGGCGGCGACCCGCCCGGCGCTGACCACGGTCACCGTCACCCACCACCTGGAGGAGGTTCCGGCCACCACGACCCACGCCCTGCTGATGCGCGACGCCCGCGTCCAGGTGGGCGGGCCGGTGGCGGAGATCCTGACCGCGGAGAACCTGTCGGAGTGCTTCGGACGCCCGCTGCGCGTCGACCACCTCGACGGCCGCTGGTCCGCCCGCGCGGTACGCGGCTGA
- a CDS encoding DUF7873 family protein, producing the protein MATKLNQILAVEKGVKSDTQRKVTEAYHTIQKNALLSGLSRTYQPIDDEGERLPPESTRVQVQGEDLLKQVGAALTRLFDVTATKDWANCSARADVKVDGSTLLEDVPVTYLLFLEKQLVDLHTFIAKLPILDAAEAWTLDQSTDCWRTEPVKTTRTKKVPRNHVKAEATDKHPAQVEVYHEDIVVGFWTKVTFSGAVPQKRVNELLERVGRLQNAVKFAREEANGTEITYQRVGEKVLGYLLG; encoded by the coding sequence ATGGCGACCAAGTTGAACCAGATCCTCGCCGTGGAGAAGGGCGTCAAGTCCGACACCCAGCGCAAGGTGACCGAGGCTTACCACACGATCCAGAAGAACGCCCTGCTGTCGGGTCTCTCGCGGACCTACCAGCCCATCGACGACGAGGGCGAGCGGCTGCCCCCGGAGTCGACCCGGGTGCAGGTGCAGGGTGAGGATCTGCTCAAGCAGGTGGGCGCCGCGCTCACCCGGCTGTTCGACGTCACCGCCACCAAGGACTGGGCCAACTGCTCCGCGCGGGCCGACGTCAAGGTCGACGGCTCCACCCTCCTGGAGGACGTGCCCGTCACCTACCTGCTGTTCCTGGAGAAGCAGCTGGTCGACCTGCACACCTTCATCGCCAAGCTGCCCATTCTGGACGCCGCCGAAGCCTGGACGCTGGACCAGTCAACCGACTGCTGGCGGACCGAGCCGGTCAAGACGACCCGTACCAAGAAGGTGCCCCGCAACCACGTCAAGGCGGAGGCCACCGACAAGCACCCGGCCCAGGTCGAGGTCTACCACGAGGACATCGTCGTCGGCTTCTGGACCAAGGTCACCTTCTCTGGAGCCGTGCCGCAGAAGCGGGTCAACGAGCTCCTGGAGCGGGTCGGCAGGCTGCAGAACGCGGTGAAGTTCGCCCGCGAGGAGGCCAACGGCACCGAGATCACCTACCAGCGTGTCGGTGAGAAGGTGCTGGGCTACCTGCTCGGGTAA
- a CDS encoding HU family DNA-binding protein codes for MNKRELIEKAAAEAGLTRRQTAAALDAILGTIQTAVAAEDKVAIPGFGSFEIVHKPARTGRNPQTGEPLEIAETWTAKFKPSPGFMGLIRQRKKD; via the coding sequence ATGAACAAGCGCGAGCTGATCGAGAAGGCCGCCGCCGAGGCCGGGCTCACCCGGAGGCAGACGGCCGCGGCTCTCGACGCGATCCTGGGGACGATCCAGACGGCCGTGGCGGCCGAGGACAAGGTGGCGATTCCCGGGTTCGGGTCCTTCGAGATCGTGCACAAGCCCGCCCGGACCGGGCGCAACCCACAGACCGGGGAGCCGCTGGAGATCGCGGAGACCTGGACGGCGAAGTTCAAGCCCAGCCCGGGGTTCATGGGCCTGATCCGCCAGCGCAAGAAGGACTGA
- the mihF gene encoding integration host factor, actinobacterial type produces MALPKLTPEQRQAALVKAAETRTARAKLLAEVKNGALSLEQLLGREDDIAKRIKVSQALRALPGVGTVKAAQLMEQADVDEARRLGGLGTQQRRKLIEAVGR; encoded by the coding sequence ATGGCTTTGCCCAAGCTCACCCCCGAACAGCGTCAGGCCGCCCTGGTCAAGGCCGCCGAGACACGCACAGCTCGCGCCAAGCTTCTCGCCGAGGTCAAGAACGGCGCGCTCAGCCTGGAGCAACTGCTTGGCCGTGAGGACGACATCGCCAAGCGCATCAAGGTGTCCCAGGCACTCCGGGCCCTGCCCGGAGTCGGAACGGTCAAGGCCGCCCAGCTGATGGAACAGGCCGACGTGGACGAGGCGCGCCGGCTGGGAGGCCTCGGTACCCAGCAGCGCCGCAAGCTCATCGAGGCCGTCGGCCGCTGA
- the aceA gene encoding isocitrate lyase: MNDRLKGAADELRREWETNPRWKGTERTYTAEDVVRLRGSVQEEHTLARLGAERLWDLLNTEDYVHALGALTGNQAVQQVKAGLKAIYLSGWQVAADANLGGQTYPDQSLYPANSVPAVVRRINNALLRADQITWSEGDRDAPHWLAPIVADAEAGFGGVLNAFELMKGMIAAGAAGVHWEDQLASEKKCGHLGGKVLIPTGQHIRTLGAARLAADVLGVPTLVIARTDAQAATLLTTDVDPRDQAFTTGDRTAEGFYRVRNGVDACIARGLAYAPHSDLLWMETSTPDLDVAREFAEAVKAEYPDQMLSYNCSPSFNWKKHLDDSTIAKFQRELGHMGYKFQFITLAGFHSLNHSMFDLARGYAEDGMTSYVELQEAEFASEARGYTATRHQREVGTGYFDLVSTAIAPDSSTTALKGSTEEQQFAEAH; the protein is encoded by the coding sequence ATGAATGATCGCCTCAAGGGAGCCGCAGACGAGCTGCGGCGCGAGTGGGAGACCAACCCTCGCTGGAAGGGGACCGAGCGGACCTACACGGCCGAGGACGTGGTTCGACTCCGGGGTTCCGTCCAGGAGGAGCACACCCTCGCCCGGCTCGGCGCCGAGCGGCTGTGGGACCTGCTGAACACCGAGGACTACGTGCACGCCCTGGGCGCCCTGACCGGCAACCAGGCCGTGCAGCAGGTAAAGGCCGGGCTCAAGGCCATCTACCTGTCCGGCTGGCAGGTCGCCGCCGACGCCAACCTCGGCGGCCAGACCTACCCCGACCAGAGCCTCTACCCGGCCAACTCGGTCCCGGCCGTCGTGCGGCGCATCAACAACGCGCTGCTCCGCGCCGACCAGATCACCTGGTCGGAGGGCGACCGGGACGCGCCGCACTGGCTGGCGCCGATCGTGGCCGACGCCGAGGCCGGCTTCGGGGGCGTGCTGAACGCCTTCGAGCTGATGAAGGGCATGATCGCCGCGGGCGCCGCGGGCGTGCACTGGGAGGACCAGCTCGCCTCGGAGAAGAAGTGCGGCCACCTGGGCGGCAAGGTGCTCATCCCCACCGGCCAGCACATCAGGACCCTCGGCGCCGCCCGCCTCGCGGCGGACGTGCTGGGCGTGCCGACCCTGGTCATCGCGCGGACCGACGCCCAGGCCGCGACCCTGCTGACCACCGACGTCGACCCCCGCGACCAGGCGTTCACCACCGGTGACCGCACCGCGGAGGGCTTCTACCGGGTCCGCAACGGCGTGGACGCCTGCATCGCCCGCGGCCTGGCCTACGCGCCCCACTCCGACCTACTCTGGATGGAGACCTCCACCCCGGACCTGGACGTGGCCCGCGAGTTCGCCGAGGCCGTCAAGGCCGAGTATCCCGACCAGATGCTGTCCTACAACTGCTCGCCCTCGTTCAACTGGAAGAAGCACCTGGACGACTCGACCATCGCCAAGTTCCAGCGCGAGCTCGGCCACATGGGCTACAAGTTCCAGTTCATCACGCTGGCGGGCTTCCACTCACTGAACCACTCGATGTTCGACCTCGCCCGGGGCTACGCCGAGGACGGCATGACCTCCTACGTCGAACTCCAGGAGGCCGAGTTCGCCTCCGAGGCGCGCGGCTACACCGCCACCCGCCACCAGCGCGAGGTCGGCACCGGATACTTCGACCTGGTCAGCACGGCCATCGCACCGGACTCCTCCACCACGGCCCTGAAGGGCTCGACGGAGGAGCAGCAGTTCGCGGAGGCTCACTGA